A single Primulina eburnea isolate SZY01 chromosome 11, ASM2296580v1, whole genome shotgun sequence DNA region contains:
- the LOC140805034 gene encoding uncharacterized protein isoform X1 has product MDVRVLLFLFTVSSFWCCNARDLTSAVFNEMVSVNTNSDLLSAVQQSHNKLSGREAQHMKEVMKNETLCSLCEEYSTDAVCYLSENKTQTEVIDILHKICTRIPTFSKQCISLVDYYAPLFFIEVSSIEPAAFCQKFGLCEVAFSFPQYLSKNNKCDVCHNMVIEALLKLKDPDTELEVVEVLLKACNSIKNDVKKCKRLVFEYAPIILVNAEKFLETNDVCTILHACDEVGAEQAVIGSRTDTTLQSAS; this is encoded by the exons ATGGACGTTAGGGTGCTCTTATTTTTATTCACAGTCAGCAGCTTCTGGTGCTGTAATGCTAGAGATCTGACTTCTGCTGTCTTCAATGAAATGGTTTCAG TGAATACTAATTCCGACCTTCTGTCTGCAGTCCAGCAGTCACATAACAAGCTTTCAGGGAGAGAAGCTCAACATATGAAAGAAGTTATGAAGAACGAAACCTTGTGTTCATTGTGTGAAGAATATTCTACAGACGCTGTTTGTTATCTCTCAGAGAACAAAACCCAAACCGAGGTCATTGACATCCTTCACAAAATCTGCACTCGAATACCAACATTCAGTAAACAG TGCATATCTTTGGTGGACTATTATGCCCCTCTATTTTTTATTGAGGTCTCCTCAATAGAACCTGCTGCTTTCTGCCAAAAGTTTGGTCTTTGTGAAGTAGCGTTTTCCTTTCCCCAGTATCTCTCTAAGAATAATAAATGTGATGTGTGCCATAACATGGTAATTGAAGCCTTATTGAAGTTGAAAGATCCCGACACTGAG TTGGAAGTAGTCGAGGTGCTCCTGAAGGCATGTAACTCAAtaaaaaatgatgtcaaaaag TGTAAAAGATTGGTATTTGAATATGCGCCTATTATTCTTGTCAACGCGGAGAAATTCTTAGAAACGAATGATGTATGCACTATATTACATGCTTGTGATGAAGTTGGGGCAGAACAAGCGGTGATAGGGAGTAGGACTGATACAACCTTGCAGTCTGCATCTTGA
- the LOC140805034 gene encoding uncharacterized protein isoform X2: MDVRVLLFLFTVSSFWCCNARDLTSAVFNEMVSVQQSHNKLSGREAQHMKEVMKNETLCSLCEEYSTDAVCYLSENKTQTEVIDILHKICTRIPTFSKQCISLVDYYAPLFFIEVSSIEPAAFCQKFGLCEVAFSFPQYLSKNNKCDVCHNMVIEALLKLKDPDTELEVVEVLLKACNSIKNDVKKCKRLVFEYAPIILVNAEKFLETNDVCTILHACDEVGAEQAVIGSRTDTTLQSAS, encoded by the exons ATGGACGTTAGGGTGCTCTTATTTTTATTCACAGTCAGCAGCTTCTGGTGCTGTAATGCTAGAGATCTGACTTCTGCTGTCTTCAATGAAATGGTTTCAG TCCAGCAGTCACATAACAAGCTTTCAGGGAGAGAAGCTCAACATATGAAAGAAGTTATGAAGAACGAAACCTTGTGTTCATTGTGTGAAGAATATTCTACAGACGCTGTTTGTTATCTCTCAGAGAACAAAACCCAAACCGAGGTCATTGACATCCTTCACAAAATCTGCACTCGAATACCAACATTCAGTAAACAG TGCATATCTTTGGTGGACTATTATGCCCCTCTATTTTTTATTGAGGTCTCCTCAATAGAACCTGCTGCTTTCTGCCAAAAGTTTGGTCTTTGTGAAGTAGCGTTTTCCTTTCCCCAGTATCTCTCTAAGAATAATAAATGTGATGTGTGCCATAACATGGTAATTGAAGCCTTATTGAAGTTGAAAGATCCCGACACTGAG TTGGAAGTAGTCGAGGTGCTCCTGAAGGCATGTAACTCAAtaaaaaatgatgtcaaaaag TGTAAAAGATTGGTATTTGAATATGCGCCTATTATTCTTGTCAACGCGGAGAAATTCTTAGAAACGAATGATGTATGCACTATATTACATGCTTGTGATGAAGTTGGGGCAGAACAAGCGGTGATAGGGAGTAGGACTGATACAACCTTGCAGTCTGCATCTTGA
- the LOC140805034 gene encoding uncharacterized protein isoform X3 → MDVRVLLFLFTVSSFWCCNARDLTSAVFNEMVSGREAQHMKEVMKNETLCSLCEEYSTDAVCYLSENKTQTEVIDILHKICTRIPTFSKQCISLVDYYAPLFFIEVSSIEPAAFCQKFGLCEVAFSFPQYLSKNNKCDVCHNMVIEALLKLKDPDTELEVVEVLLKACNSIKNDVKKCKRLVFEYAPIILVNAEKFLETNDVCTILHACDEVGAEQAVIGSRTDTTLQSAS, encoded by the exons ATGGACGTTAGGGTGCTCTTATTTTTATTCACAGTCAGCAGCTTCTGGTGCTGTAATGCTAGAGATCTGACTTCTGCTGTCTTCAATGAAATGGTTTCAG GGAGAGAAGCTCAACATATGAAAGAAGTTATGAAGAACGAAACCTTGTGTTCATTGTGTGAAGAATATTCTACAGACGCTGTTTGTTATCTCTCAGAGAACAAAACCCAAACCGAGGTCATTGACATCCTTCACAAAATCTGCACTCGAATACCAACATTCAGTAAACAG TGCATATCTTTGGTGGACTATTATGCCCCTCTATTTTTTATTGAGGTCTCCTCAATAGAACCTGCTGCTTTCTGCCAAAAGTTTGGTCTTTGTGAAGTAGCGTTTTCCTTTCCCCAGTATCTCTCTAAGAATAATAAATGTGATGTGTGCCATAACATGGTAATTGAAGCCTTATTGAAGTTGAAAGATCCCGACACTGAG TTGGAAGTAGTCGAGGTGCTCCTGAAGGCATGTAACTCAAtaaaaaatgatgtcaaaaag TGTAAAAGATTGGTATTTGAATATGCGCCTATTATTCTTGTCAACGCGGAGAAATTCTTAGAAACGAATGATGTATGCACTATATTACATGCTTGTGATGAAGTTGGGGCAGAACAAGCGGTGATAGGGAGTAGGACTGATACAACCTTGCAGTCTGCATCTTGA